One Anopheles marshallii chromosome 3, idAnoMarsDA_429_01, whole genome shotgun sequence genomic region harbors:
- the LOC128715283 gene encoding uncharacterized protein LOC128715283: MNEDEVQHLPEEEVPLEQQEQRIVSIEEDQFESADEAEIVDIEHRAPRRSPRIQRPATNNAQGQSSARRRAAQARTTAAQRVTAIQNAIRRSNGQDLEYKQKILRALTQITRSFEMVVEQQADGNLMFWQAIASESRYLRPALYTQFKTEVIDKLAEYIRLNQHTFESEM; this comes from the exons ATGAATGAAGATGAG GTACAACATCTTCCCGAAGAAGAAGTTCCTCTTGAACAACAAGAGCAACGAATTGTATCCATAGAAGAAGATCAGTTTGAATCAGCAGACGAAGCGGAAATTGTTGACATCGAACACAGAGCACCTCGTCGATCACCACGAATACAGAGGCCTGCAACCAATAATGCACAAGGACAGTCTTCGGCCCGACGCAGAGCCGCCCAGGCAAGGACCACTGCTGCACAACGAGTAACAGCGATACAAAACGCAATCCGACGTTCCAATGGACAGGATCTAgaatacaaacaaaagatCTTACGAGCTCTCACGCAAATCACACGTTCGTTTGAGATGGTAGTTGAACAGCAAGCCGATGGCAACCTCATGTTTTGGCAAGCAATCGCTTCGGAAAGTCGTTATTTACGACCCGCTTTATATACCCAGTTCAAAACGGAGGTTATCGATAAGTTAGCTGAGTACATAAGGTTGAATCAACACACTTTTGAAAGCGAAATGTAA
- the LOC128714579 gene encoding probable ribosome production factor 1: protein MSSDDSDSDVEMETKPTSSKNNAKEKVDEGKPKRKRLQDYLDEKAALEVAERAKELLRLRRRRGLADDEEDPQETTFPVINPINFVKNKEIRHKRFKRLQTTKRKEEKVNKKTRKLEGIPSAPTHTIETLREKDVTTVTNIEGEEQAEVMNDLANDEFCEYYKKSYTPRVMITFNATPHNVTREFASLLRKMIPNASTFRRNKTHLKRVCKSAIRENFTDILVVNENRKKPEGLLLIHLPEGPTAHFKISNFKGMKDLKRKDTDITTHRPEVILNNFTTRLGLTIGRMLGALFHYEPEFRGRRAVTFHNQRDYIFFRHHLYEFDKNGKRVKLRELGPRFTLKLRSLQVGLFDGKCGDYEWMITNKRHQMESRRRFFL from the coding sequence atgtcGAGCGACGATAGTGATAGTGATGTGGAAATGGAAACCAAGCCAACCTCCTCGAAAAATAATGCCAAGGAAAAGGTAGACGAAGGAAAACCTAAGCGCAAACGTTTGCAGGATTACCTGGATGAAAAGGCAGCCCTGGAAGTAGCTGAACGCGCGAAAGAGTTACTGCGTTTACGCCGTCGAAGAGGCCTTgccgatgatgaagaagatCCACAGGAGACCACATTTCCCGTGATTAATCCGATAAATTTTGTGAAGAATAAAGAAATTCGTCACAAGCGCTTCAAGCGGCTTCAGACCACGAAGAGAAAGGAGGAAAAAGTAAACAAGAAGACGCGTAAATTGGAAGGCATACCGTCTGCTCCGACCCATACGATCGAAACATTGCGAGAGAAGGATGTTACGACGGTGACCAACATCGAGGGAGAAGAACAGGCTGAAGTGATGAACGATCTGGCAAACGATGAATTTTGTGAATATTACAAGAAGAGCTACACACCGCGGGTGATGATAACGTTCAACGCGACACCGCATAATGTTACCCGTGAGTTCGCTTCCTTGCTGCGTAAAATGATCCCGAATGCGTCTACATTTAGACGTAACAAAACACATCTGAAACGGGTCTGTAAAAGCGCTATACGCGAAAACTTTACGGACATTTTGGTGGTGAATGAGAATAGAAAGAAACCGGAAGGTTTGCTTCTAATTCATCTTCCCGAAGGACCAACggcacattttaaaattagcaATTTCAAGGGCATGAAAGACTTGAAGCGTAAAGATACGGACATTACGACCCACCGGCCGGAGGtgattttgaacaattttacaaCTCGCCTTGGATTGACTATCGGTCGAATGCTGGGAGCATTGTTCCATTACGAACCAGAGTTTCGCGGGCGACGAGCCGTAACATTTCACAACCAACGCGATTACATTTTCTTCCGGCATCATCTGTACGAATTCGATAAGAACGGAAAACGCGTAAAGCTACGGGAACTGGGGCCACGTTTCACGTTGAAACTCCGATCCCTGCAGGTGGGATTGTTCGATGGCAAATGTGGTGATTACGAGTGGATGATCACAAACAAACGGCACCAGATGGAAAGCCGACGAAGATTTTTCCTCTAG
- the LOC128712559 gene encoding methyltransferase-like 26, whose translation MDSQSYSFTNRVCKTNHFLSIFTYFSIMKKITYPAAERNKDPILNVLKRVLSNTAPNLRLLEISSGAGVHAAYFAKEFPNITFQPSEFDTALFGSINAYRQEVENVARPVFIDVSQPCSEWQNEANVNLRCCANQFDYMLNINMLHISPITCTKGLFHNASELLKRGGLLITYGPYAVDGLLTPESNVRFDASLRRENPEWGIRDTSELCKMAIEKGITLQEVIDMPANNKCLIWKKE comes from the exons ATGGACTCACAGTCCTACTCTTTCACAAACAGGGTG TGTAAAACTAACCATTTTCTATCAATATTCACATATTTCAGCatcatgaaaaaaataacatatcCAGCCGCCGAAAGAAACAAAGATCCGATACTGAATGTGCTAAAGCGAGTATTATCAAACACCGCACCTAATCTACGACTTCTAGAAATATCTTCCGGTGCTGGAGTGCATGCAGCATACTTTGCCAAAGAATTCCCCAACATCACTTTTCAACCATCGGAATTTGATACGGCCTTATTCGGCAGCATCAACGCTTATCGGCAAGAGGTAGAGAACGTTGCACGTCCGGTCTTTATCGACGTATCACAGCCCTGCAGTGAATGGCAGAATGAAGCCAACGTGAATCTACGCTGCTGTGCCAATCAGTTCGATTATATGCTCAACATCAATATGTTACACATTTCACCGATAACCTGCACTAAGGGACTGTTTCATAATGCATCGGAACTACTTAAAAGAGGCGGACTATTGATCACCTATGGACCGTATGCCGTGGACGGCCTTCTTACACCAGAAAGTAATGTACGTTTTGACGCTTCGTTAAGACGCGAAAATCCGGAATGGGGTATACGTGATACGAGCGAATTGTGTAAAATGGCAATTGAAAAAGGAATCACACTGCAAGAAGTGATCGATATGCCTGCCAACAACAAATGCTTGATTTGGAAGAAGGAATAA